One segment of Cyanobium sp. ATX 6F1 DNA contains the following:
- a CDS encoding histone deacetylase produces the protein MRPALVYHPAYSVPLPSSHRFPMAKFRLLNEYLLRHDLAHPEQFHAPMPISRRELELVHSRPYHEAFSRDQLNPAEQRRIGLPATGPLVRRSWLAVGGTLLTARLALQQGLACHLAGGTHHAFPDYGSGFCIFNDVAVAARVLLAEGAVRQVMVIDLDVHQGDGTAAIFAGDPRVFTLSAHAASNFPLHKQTSDHDLPLADGLDDDAYLAAVGGGIPELLEQVQPDLVLYNAGVDPHRDDRLGRLSLSDTGLLLRDRMVLELCLRRRIPVATVIGGGYDALEPLVERHSLVFRAAAETARQLRL, from the coding sequence ATGCGTCCCGCACTGGTGTACCACCCGGCTTATTCCGTGCCACTGCCGAGCAGTCATCGCTTTCCGATGGCGAAGTTCAGGCTGTTGAACGAGTATCTGCTCCGGCACGATCTGGCCCATCCCGAACAGTTCCATGCACCGATGCCGATCTCCCGCCGGGAGCTCGAGCTGGTTCACAGCAGGCCGTATCACGAAGCATTCTCCCGCGATCAACTCAACCCGGCTGAGCAGCGGCGGATCGGCCTGCCCGCCACCGGGCCCCTGGTGCGGCGTAGTTGGCTGGCCGTGGGGGGCACCCTTCTCACGGCAAGGCTTGCCCTGCAGCAGGGACTGGCCTGCCATCTGGCTGGTGGGACCCACCACGCTTTCCCGGATTACGGAAGCGGGTTCTGCATTTTCAATGACGTCGCCGTGGCCGCACGGGTTCTGCTGGCCGAGGGAGCGGTGCGCCAGGTGATGGTGATTGACCTGGACGTGCATCAGGGGGATGGCACCGCTGCGATCTTTGCCGGTGACCCGCGCGTGTTCACGTTGTCGGCCCACGCCGCCAGCAACTTTCCCCTGCACAAGCAGACCAGCGACCATGACCTGCCCCTGGCCGATGGGCTGGACGATGACGCCTATCTGGCAGCGGTAGGGGGAGGGATCCCTGAACTGCTGGAGCAGGTGCAGCCTGATCTGGTGCTCTACAACGCCGGCGTCGATCCCCACCGCGACGACCGCCTGGGCCGGCTTTCCCTCAGCGACACCGGTCTGCTGCTGCGCGACCGGATGGTGCTGGAGCTTTGCCTCAGGCGGCGCATCCCTGTGGCCACGGTGATCGGCGGCGGCTACGACGCCTTGGAGCCTCTGGTCGAGCGCCATTCCCTGGTGTTCCGCGCCGCGGCAGAGACGGCTCGGCAGCTGAGGCTCTAG
- a CDS encoding type II toxin-antitoxin system VapC family toxin: MIGLDTNVLARYFVEEARGDAATEAQRQASRQLIESGQDLFLPKTVTLELEWVLRGYYGFPVEQVLQVLDQLLSHPCLEIEDRPDQEQAVAGLRSGLDFADALHHASCRHCETIASFDDRGFARRIRQLNLSPRVVVP; the protein is encoded by the coding sequence ATGATCGGGCTGGACACCAATGTGCTGGCCCGCTACTTCGTGGAGGAAGCCAGGGGCGATGCCGCCACCGAAGCCCAGCGTCAGGCGTCTCGCCAGTTGATCGAATCCGGCCAGGATCTGTTTCTGCCCAAGACCGTGACCCTGGAACTTGAGTGGGTGCTGCGGGGCTACTACGGCTTCCCGGTGGAGCAGGTGCTGCAGGTGTTGGATCAGCTGCTCAGCCACCCCTGCCTTGAGATCGAAGACCGCCCGGACCAGGAGCAGGCGGTGGCCGGCCTGCGCTCCGGTCTTGATTTCGCCGACGCCCTGCATCACGCCAGTTGCCGCCACTGCGAGACGATCGCCTCGTTTGATGATCGTGGTTTTGCCCGGCGCATCCGCCAGCTCAACCTGTCGCCCCGCGTGGTGGTGCCGTAG
- a CDS encoding type II toxin-antitoxin system VapC family toxin — MIYLLDTNILIDLIKNRPPQVAERIDQLADDDSLAMSFITWAELLRGAEGSQRRETTLLQLEALARQVPVLYPDGPAICRHYAVQATTLKRQATPIGGNDLWIACHALALGATLVSHNGREFARIEGLALEDWAAAG; from the coding sequence TTGATCTACCTGCTCGACACCAACATCCTCATCGACCTGATCAAGAACCGGCCGCCGCAGGTAGCTGAGCGCATCGATCAGCTCGCCGATGACGACAGCCTGGCGATGTCGTTCATCACCTGGGCCGAACTGCTGCGCGGTGCCGAGGGCAGCCAGCGCCGCGAAACCACCCTCCTGCAGCTCGAGGCCCTGGCCCGGCAGGTGCCGGTGCTCTATCCCGATGGCCCTGCCATCTGCCGCCATTACGCCGTGCAGGCCACCACCCTCAAGCGGCAGGCCACACCCATCGGCGGCAACGATCTCTGGATCGCCTGCCACGCCCTGGCCCTTGGCGCCACCCTGGTGAGCCACAACGGGCGTGAATTCGCCCGCATCG
- a CDS encoding DUF4236 domain-containing protein, protein MPFRYRRSARLGPLRFNFAKTGLSSISLGGPGASFNIPVARSGGARTTVGLPGTGLSWSVEAGPAEDLPNSRRLRPGQLDALKASCLNVLHQQLFQPGGMGAKLWELNLVSRLLNDSSIGERTSGLLTVIETAEAMEAYLLRAQGQDDLKRRAKRCVEAVQEAHRQARIRGWPSQA, encoded by the coding sequence ATGCCCTTCCGCTACCGCCGCAGCGCCCGTCTGGGCCCGTTGCGCTTCAACTTCGCCAAAACAGGCCTCAGCTCGATCTCGCTCGGTGGTCCTGGGGCCTCCTTCAACATTCCCGTAGCGCGCTCCGGCGGCGCCCGCACCACGGTGGGGTTGCCCGGCACCGGGCTGAGCTGGAGTGTCGAGGCTGGCCCCGCAGAAGACCTGCCCAACAGCCGTCGCCTCAGGCCCGGCCAGCTGGATGCACTCAAGGCGAGCTGCCTGAATGTGCTGCACCAGCAGCTGTTCCAGCCCGGCGGCATGGGAGCGAAGCTCTGGGAGCTGAACCTGGTGAGCCGTTTGTTGAACGATTCCTCCATCGGTGAGCGCACCAGCGGGCTGCTGACGGTGATCGAAACCGCCGAGGCGATGGAGGCCTACCTGCTGCGGGCCCAGGGCCAGGACGACTTGAAGCGCAGGGCCAAGCGCTGCGTCGAGGCGGTTCAGGAGGCGCACCGGCAGGCCAGGATCCGGGGCTGGCCGAGTCAGGCATAA
- a CDS encoding antitoxin has product MDVLPSRVFMNGNSQAVRIPAEFRLTTDRVQITRSPSGDLIIHPCPAQRGQALLDTLAGFEPSFVASLEAQQASPSAVQDRETL; this is encoded by the coding sequence ATGGACGTGCTTCCCAGCCGGGTGTTCATGAACGGCAACAGCCAGGCCGTGCGCATCCCCGCCGAGTTCCGCCTCACCACCGACCGGGTGCAGATCACCCGCAGCCCCAGCGGTGATCTGATCATTCACCCCTGCCCGGCCCAGCGTGGCCAGGCCCTGCTCGACACCCTCGCGGGCTTTGAACCCAGCTTCGTGGCCAGCCTGGAAGCGCAGCAGGCAAGTCCGAGCGCGGTGCAGGACCGGGAGACCCTTTGA
- a CDS encoding acyltransferase family protein, whose product MGEVTDCDMRREGTLKAPMPPLPRSHDLDWLRLLAVLLLIAFHSAAVFYEGELGRFYVVNAQSSAGLGVFIHFVYQWHMPLFFFLAGAASWYSLQTRTHGEYLRQRLRRLLVPLLIGILVLVPPQVYAHELQAGREKGNFLEFYPHFFAGIRPAGLFEWAHLWFLAYLLVISIVCLPLMLKLSELTAVSVRLPLDPITQGVGSLILLAVPLMAVEALLRPHWIGFQNLYDDWANLLLYFLYFLYGYLFCCRTGLWSVLDQHRWLLCATAGLGMALLLALEITQRAPERAYSAPYMIYQAFRGFNSWCWVLALHSLARPYRTSSHPILLYGNRVAFSIYLFHQPLVVMVAFIVVPLSLAIAAKFVLISLVALVLSVGLHEALTQR is encoded by the coding sequence ATGGGCGAAGTCACTGACTGCGACATGCGGCGGGAGGGAACTCTTAAGGCGCCCATGCCCCCCTTGCCCCGTTCCCATGATCTGGATTGGCTGCGGTTGTTGGCTGTCTTGCTGCTGATCGCTTTTCACTCAGCTGCTGTGTTCTACGAAGGGGAACTGGGCCGTTTCTATGTGGTCAATGCACAAAGCAGTGCCGGCCTGGGTGTGTTCATCCATTTCGTGTACCAGTGGCACATGCCACTGTTTTTCTTTCTGGCCGGTGCAGCCAGCTGGTATTCCCTTCAGACCCGCACCCATGGGGAGTACCTTCGCCAACGTCTGCGGCGGCTTCTGGTGCCCCTGCTGATTGGAATTCTGGTGCTTGTTCCACCTCAGGTGTATGCACACGAGCTGCAGGCTGGCCGAGAGAAGGGCAACTTTCTGGAGTTCTACCCCCACTTCTTTGCTGGAATCCGACCGGCCGGTCTGTTCGAATGGGCCCATCTCTGGTTTCTGGCCTATCTGCTCGTGATCTCGATCGTTTGCCTTCCGCTCATGCTGAAGCTCAGCGAGCTCACCGCGGTGAGCGTCAGGCTTCCGCTGGATCCAATCACCCAAGGCGTGGGATCCTTGATCCTCCTGGCCGTGCCATTGATGGCGGTCGAGGCCCTGTTACGCCCCCACTGGATCGGCTTTCAGAACCTCTACGACGACTGGGCTAATCTACTGCTCTATTTTCTATACTTTCTCTATGGCTATCTGTTCTGCTGTCGCACCGGGCTGTGGTCGGTGCTGGATCAGCACAGGTGGCTCCTCTGTGCCACGGCCGGGCTGGGAATGGCGCTCCTGCTGGCCCTTGAAATCACCCAGCGGGCGCCGGAGCGTGCCTACTCGGCGCCTTACATGATCTATCAGGCCTTTCGAGGTTTCAACAGCTGGTGCTGGGTCCTGGCCCTGCATTCTCTGGCACGGCCCTATCGCACGAGCAGCCACCCCATCCTGCTCTATGGCAATCGAGTGGCCTTTTCCATCTATCTATTTCACCAACCTCTGGTTGTGATGGTCGCCTTCATTGTGGTGCCGCTCTCTCTGGCGATTGCTGCAAAGTTCGTGCTGATCAGCTTGGTCGCTCTGGTGCTCAGTGTGGGCCTCCATGAGGCACTGACCCAGCGCTAG
- a CDS encoding AbrB/MazE/SpoVT family DNA-binding domain-containing protein: MDPSSTSSMTSKGQVTIPSALRQQLGLARGSCVSFQLVGDHIELRPWRPQQPLPASGFGLLKSQRSPVPVDFDAASLLRP, encoded by the coding sequence GTGGATCCCTCCAGCACCAGCTCGATGACCAGCAAGGGGCAGGTCACCATCCCCAGTGCCCTGCGCCAGCAACTCGGTCTGGCCCGGGGCAGTTGCGTCAGCTTCCAGCTGGTGGGCGACCACATCGAACTGCGGCCCTGGCGGCCGCAGCAGCCCCTGCCCGCCAGCGGCTTCGGACTGCTCAAAAGCCAGCGCTCGCCCGTTCCGGTCGACTTCGATGCCGCCAGCCTGCTGCGGCCATGA
- a CDS encoding pyridoxamine 5'-phosphate oxidase family protein has protein sequence MTALPPWRPLLRGAREREGRSPAARWLQLATVAPDGTPRVRTLVFRGWADGAALDLFTDGRSAKPAELRQQPAVELCWLLPKARCQFRLRGDVLTLPTDLEWDERLRHWQGLTPAGRALWGWPEPGAAFDASGGFPSELADGTPLPEHFQLLRIELAQVELLELRDHPHQRRRWRRDDGWTEERLNP, from the coding sequence ATGACGGCGCTGCCGCCATGGCGGCCGCTGCTGCGCGGGGCCCGCGAGCGGGAAGGAAGATCACCAGCGGCCCGCTGGCTGCAGCTCGCCACTGTGGCCCCCGATGGCACCCCACGGGTGCGCACCCTGGTCTTCCGGGGCTGGGCCGATGGCGCCGCGTTGGATCTGTTCACCGATGGCCGCAGCGCCAAACCGGCTGAGCTCCGGCAGCAGCCCGCCGTTGAGCTGTGCTGGCTGCTGCCCAAAGCCCGCTGTCAGTTCCGCCTGCGCGGGGACGTTCTGACCTTGCCCACTGACCTGGAATGGGATGAGCGTCTTCGGCACTGGCAAGGTCTCACCCCCGCAGGACGCGCGCTCTGGGGCTGGCCCGAACCGGGAGCAGCGTTCGATGCCTCAGGGGGGTTCCCATCAGAGCTAGCGGACGGCACTCCCTTGCCCGAGCATTTCCAGCTGCTGCGCATCGAACTGGCGCAGGTGGAGTTGCTGGAGCTACGGGATCATCCGCACCAGCGCCGGCGTTGGCGCCGAGACGACGGCTGGACCGAGGAGCGCCTGAATCCTTGA